The following proteins come from a genomic window of Nicotiana tomentosiformis chromosome 12, ASM39032v3, whole genome shotgun sequence:
- the LOC104089577 gene encoding glucan endo-1,3-beta-glucosidase 11-like, which yields MEFSTKYLVVVILVFLSPVMGTSIGVNYGQIADNLPPPEKVVPLVKSMGATRLKLYDADPRVLKAFANTNVEFIVSIGNEYLADMKDPAKAQAWVKTNVQAYLPATKISCIAVGNEVLTFNDTSLSNNLLPAMESVYAALVSLHLDKQVSVSTAHSLAILETSYPPSAGAFRRDLVDCVTQVLNFHCKTGSPFQINAYPYFAYKANPKQVPLDYVLFQPNSGNVDPVTNLHYDNMLYAQIDAVHSALASIGYKNVCVQISETGWPSKGDGDEVGATPDNARKYNCNLIKLVSQKKGTPLRPNTNLNIYVFALFNENLKPGPMSERNYGLFKPDGSPSYPLGFAGINAVGTNSSSSSSPAAGTDSSTSTSSSTPAWSSPDGYLSITSDSGRIQFSSKSLVVRLHLVGLFSLFFFPTLTPWNCMNRHLL from the exons ATGGAATTTTCAACCAAATACCTTGTAGTTGTAATTTTAGTGTTTTTGAGCCCCGTTATGGGGACTTCAATCGGCGTAAACTACGGGCAGATAGCCGATAACCTTCCTCCGCCGGAGAAAGTGGTCCCGTTAGTGAAGTCCATGGGCGCAACTAGACTGAAGCTGTACGACGCAGATCCACGTGTACTCAAAGCCTTTGCAAACACTAACGTCGAGTTCATTGTTAGCATCGGCAATGAGTACCTCGCCGATATGAAGGATCCTGCCAAAGCTCAGGCTTGGGTCAAAACCAACGTCCAAGCCTATTTACCGGCGACCAAAATCAGTTGCATCGCCGTCGGAAATGAAGTCCTCACGTTTAACGACACTTCGCTCTCCAACAATCTCCTCCCGGCGATGGAAAGCGTTTACGCTGCGCTTGTCAGTCTTCACCTTGACAAACAAGTAAGCGTTAGCACCGCACATTCCCTTGCAATTCTAGAAACTTCCTATCCGCCGTCCGCCGGAGCTTTTCGCCGGGATTTGGTGGACTGTGTTACTCAGGTGTTGAACTTCCATTGTAAAACAGGCTCGCCTTTTCAGATTAATGCTTATCCTTATTTTGCCTACAAGGCAAATCCGAAGCAAGTGCCGCTCGATTACGTGCTCTTTCAGCCTAATTCGGGGAATGTCGATCCTGTGACGAATCTCCACTACGATAACATGCTTTACGCTCAGATCGATGCAGTACACTCTGCTTTAGCGTCAATTGGCTACAAAAACGTGTGCGTCCAGATCTCAGAGACAGGTTGGCCGTCGAAGGGAGACGGTGACGAGGTCGGAGCAACGCCGGATAATGCGAGGAAATATAACTGCAATCTCATCAAACTCGTGAGTCAAAAGAAGGGAACTCCGTTGAGACCTAACACCAATTTGAATATATACGTATTTGCCTTGTTTAACGAGAACTTGAAGCCCGGTCCGATGTCGGAGCGCAATTACGGGCTTTTCAAGCCCGACGGATCACCGTCTTATCCCTTAGGATTCGCCGGAATAAACGCCGTCGGCACTAATAGCAGCAGCTCGAGTAGTCCTGCAGCTGGCACCGATTCTTCAACATCGACGTCGTCGTCAACACCGGCCTGGAGTTCCCCGGATGGCTATCTATCCATTACTTCTGATTCG GGAAGAATCCAATTTTCCTCGAAATCCTTGGTTGTGCGACTTCACCTAGTGGGTTTATTTTCACTGTTTTTTTTTCCAACTTTAACTCCATGGAATTGCATGAACCGTCATTTGCTATGA